From a single Pseudorasbora parva isolate DD20220531a chromosome 17, ASM2467924v1, whole genome shotgun sequence genomic region:
- the tacr2 gene encoding substance-K receptor — MPLRTTTMDITVDPLSTSVLYDEEDGNETSTNQFEQPDWQVALWAIAYSLIVIVSIIGNVTVIWIILAHKRMRTVTNYFIVNLAFSDASMATFNTVFNFVYALHNDWYFGLGYCKFQNFFPITAMFSSIYSMAAIAVDRYMAIIHPLKPRLSSTSTKLLIGVIWTVAFSLAFPQCYYASTKFYFPRTVCMLEWPDDYGGKHQLSYQIAVIILIYLLPLLVMLVTYSLVGRRLWGSEIPGEASDHYQNQMQAKRKVVKMMIVVVATFAICWLPYHIYFILGSFNRDIYKQHYIQQVYLAIFWLAMSSNMYNPIIYCCLNQRFRSGFRKAFQWCPFVKISEEDNMELQHMRTFHMRRSYRTETTSVVVRNHANEPEDTTSKLIKA, encoded by the exons ATGCCCTTACGGACAACTACAATGGATATCACTGTGGACCCACTTTCAACATCTGTTCTTTACGACGAGGAAGATGGAAACGAAACCTCCACCAATCAGTTCGAGCAGCCGGACTGGCAGGTGGCACTATGGGCAATTGCATACTCTTTAATCGTAATCGTGTCCATTATTGGCAATGTCACTGTTATTTGGATAATTCTGGCACATAAACGTATGAGGACAGTGACCAACTACTTCATTGTAAACCTCGCCTTTTCTGATGCATCTATGGCAACTTTTAACACTGTCTTCAATTTTGTATATGCTTTGCACAATGACTGGTATTTTGGTTTAGGATACTGTAAATTTCAAAACTTCTTCCCAATAACAGCAATGTTCTCAAGCATTTATTCAATGGCGGCTATTGCTGTTGACAG ATACATGGCTATAATCCATCCCCTGAAGCCCAGGCTCTCCTCCACTTCTACTAAACTTCTGATCGGGGTCATCTGGACTGTGGCTTTTTCACTGGCCTTCCCTCAGTGTTATTATGCCAGCACCAAGTTCTACTTCCCTCGGACTGTTTGTATGCTGGAATGGCCTGATGATTATGGAGGGAAACATCAGCTCTC GTATCAGATTGCTGTGATTATCCTGATCTACTTGCTCCCTCTTCTGGTGATGTTGGTGACCTACAGCCTGGTGGGACGGAGGCTGTGGGGCAGTGAGATCCCTGGAGAAGCCTCAGACCACTACCAGAACCAGATGCAGGCAAAACGGAAG gttgtgaAGATGATGATAGTGGTGGTGGCAACCTTTGCAATATGTTGGCTCCCCTACCACATCTACTTCATTCTGGGAAGCTTCAACAGGGACATATACAAGCAGCACTACATCCAGCAGGTCTATTTGGCCATCTTCTGGTTGGCCATGAGTTCCAATATGTACAACCCTATCATCTACTGCTGTCTAAACCAAAG ATTCCGCTCAGGTTTTCGCAAAGCGTTCCAGTGGTGCCCCTTCGTCAAGATTTCTGAGGAGGACAACATGGAACTGCAGCACATGAGGACCTTCCACATGAGACGCAGTTATCGCACCGAGACCACCAGCGTGGTGGTCCGAAATCATGCCAACGAACCAGAAGACACCACATCCAAACTAATCAAAGCCTGA